In Thermoanaerobaculia bacterium, one genomic interval encodes:
- a CDS encoding nuclear transport factor 2 family protein, translating to MKRLFLSAALAAAVAGIPIQARAAEPADAIKALNQDFVTAWNAHDAKKLAAVWADDGSLINPFGLRCGNRAEVEKLFENELGGMMKASTYKIDSFAVRKTSDDVMVGDWDATLTGGIDPGGNPMPPFLHHVTAVYRNSGGHWAIADARAFHLLPPPGAPAK from the coding sequence ATGAAAAGACTTTTCCTCAGCGCCGCGCTTGCGGCGGCGGTGGCAGGCATTCCCATCCAGGCGCGGGCGGCGGAGCCGGCCGACGCCATCAAGGCGCTGAACCAGGACTTCGTGACGGCCTGGAACGCGCACGACGCGAAGAAGCTGGCCGCCGTCTGGGCGGACGACGGCAGCCTCATCAACCCGTTCGGCCTGAGGTGCGGCAACCGCGCCGAGGTCGAGAAGCTCTTCGAGAACGAGCTCGGCGGCATGATGAAGGCGAGCACGTACAAGATCGACTCATTCGCGGTGCGCAAGACCAGCGACGACGTGATGGTGGGAGACTGGGATGCCACCCTCACCGGGGGAATCGACCCGGGTGGAAATCCGATGCCTCCGTTCCTGCATCACGTGACCGCCGTGTACCGCAACAGCGGCGGACACTGGGCCATTGCGGACGCGCGAGCGTTCCATCTGCTCCCGCCTCCCGGCGCTCCGGCGAAGTAG
- a CDS encoding alpha/beta hydrolase, giving the protein MMKAKVWAILAAAGLAAPLSGAPPAASRLSLATCKVSGVQREVRCGRMEVWEDRARKAGRKISLRIVVLPATGSDRAPDPVFLLAGGPGESAVEAAAGAAAGNAEINKKRDIVLVDVRGTGDSNGLQCPSLQGHQGVLGFLDSFLPVAGVRECRRFLEPRANLALYTTTNAMDDLDDVRAALGYQRVNLEGGSFGTFAALVYMRRHPEHVRTAVLEGVVPPGTKAPLHFARNAQTALDQVIAACGKDAGCRAAFPDVRGDVDRVLARLEAKAVEVTIKDPKTGEPRKIVLGRNAAAQTIRYMLYLPITAAQIPLQVHLAAQGDYSRLVEEAYLFGNLATSISDGFFLSATCSEDVPFFTPAEAEAEAKGTFLGDFRTRVQKAACAEWPRGEVPPDFDQPVKSGAPALLISGERDPATPSADAESAAKHLRHAKRVVIPGAGHDYEGERGAEECIGRITTALIEKGTESGLDTSCVPAIVPVPFALKDDREAEVKLSDADLDRFAGSYVGPDGHEFVVRRRGAVLQFVLGEGREFVLTPIAPARFRIEGAPPGYFVEFQRDGESVTGIQLEEGPTERETLKRKP; this is encoded by the coding sequence ATGATGAAGGCGAAGGTGTGGGCGATTCTGGCGGCGGCGGGGCTCGCGGCCCCCCTTTCAGGCGCTCCGCCCGCCGCGTCGCGGCTCTCGCTCGCAACCTGCAAGGTTTCGGGTGTCCAGAGGGAGGTCCGCTGCGGTCGAATGGAGGTCTGGGAGGACCGGGCCCGGAAGGCGGGCCGGAAGATCTCCCTGAGGATCGTCGTCCTGCCGGCGACCGGCTCTGACCGCGCGCCCGACCCCGTTTTCCTGCTCGCCGGCGGGCCCGGAGAGTCGGCCGTCGAGGCGGCGGCAGGGGCGGCCGCGGGGAACGCGGAGATCAACAAGAAGCGCGACATCGTGCTCGTCGACGTCCGCGGCACCGGAGATTCGAACGGCCTGCAGTGCCCGTCCCTTCAGGGGCACCAGGGAGTGCTGGGCTTTCTCGACAGCTTCCTTCCGGTTGCCGGAGTCCGCGAATGCCGGCGGTTCCTCGAGCCGCGCGCGAATCTCGCCCTCTACACCACGACGAATGCGATGGACGACTTGGACGACGTGCGCGCCGCGCTCGGGTATCAGCGCGTCAACCTCGAAGGAGGCTCCTTCGGGACGTTCGCGGCGCTCGTCTACATGCGCCGGCATCCCGAGCACGTGCGGACGGCGGTGCTCGAGGGCGTCGTTCCCCCGGGCACGAAGGCCCCTCTCCACTTTGCGCGCAACGCGCAGACGGCGCTCGACCAGGTGATCGCGGCCTGCGGAAAGGACGCGGGCTGCCGCGCGGCGTTTCCAGACGTCCGGGGCGACGTCGATCGCGTCCTCGCCCGTCTCGAGGCGAAAGCGGTCGAGGTGACGATCAAGGATCCGAAGACCGGGGAGCCGCGGAAAATCGTGCTTGGCCGGAACGCGGCCGCCCAGACGATCCGCTACATGCTCTATCTGCCGATCACGGCGGCGCAGATCCCTCTCCAGGTGCATCTGGCGGCGCAGGGCGACTATTCGCGGCTCGTCGAAGAGGCGTATTTGTTCGGAAACCTCGCGACGTCGATCTCCGACGGCTTCTTCCTGTCGGCCACTTGCTCGGAAGACGTCCCCTTCTTCACGCCCGCCGAGGCGGAGGCCGAGGCGAAGGGAACGTTCCTCGGCGACTTTCGCACTCGCGTGCAGAAAGCCGCGTGCGCCGAATGGCCGCGGGGCGAGGTGCCGCCCGACTTCGATCAGCCCGTGAAATCCGGGGCGCCCGCCCTGTTGATCTCGGGCGAACGCGATCCGGCGACGCCGTCGGCGGACGCCGAGAGCGCGGCGAAGCATCTCCGGCACGCGAAGCGCGTCGTGATCCCCGGAGCCGGCCACGATTACGAAGGGGAGAGGGGCGCCGAGGAGTGCATCGGCCGGATCACGACGGCGCTGATCGAGAAGGGAACGGAGTCCGGCCTCGACACGAGCTGCGTCCCGGCGATCGTTCCGGTTCCGTTCGCGCTCAAGGACGACCGGGAGGCGGAAGTGAAACTCTCCGACGCGGACCTCGACCGCTTCGCCGGCTCGTACGTCGGTCCCGACGGCCACGAATTCGTCGTCCGGCGCCGGGGCGCCGTCCTCCAGTTCGTTCTGGGGGAGGGCCGCGAGTTCGTTCTCACGCCGATTGCGCCCGCCCGTTTCCGCATCGAAGGCGCGCCGCCCGGCTATTTCGTCGAGTTCCAGCGCGACGGCGAGAGCGTCACCGGGATACAGCTCGAAGAGGGCCCGACCGAGCGGGAAACGCTGAAGCGGAAGCCGTAG
- a CDS encoding alpha/beta hydrolase — protein MLRALLIAAVAIAVLSAVAFILSRRDIARERARVAQSSIATTRCGPIEFGSIGRGPVVLSIHGAGGGWDQGLDLAGWLGRKEYRVVAMSRFGYLRTPVPPDASAEAQADAHACLLDELGVSRAAVIGVSAGGPSALQFAIRHPDRCAALVLMVPGVYAPRPGGAPSVKSPSGVPALFDTALRSDFLFWILTRPLRPVAIGTILGTPTELVARASESEKARVDLMLRHILPVTLRRRGLVNDAAVISSIRRYDLEAISAPTLVISAADCGYGTYEPARYTAEHVRGARFVGFPTGGHLLVGHEDEVEAEILAFLQHAMPAGAD, from the coding sequence GTGCTGCGCGCGCTCCTGATCGCCGCCGTCGCGATCGCCGTTCTGTCGGCCGTCGCCTTCATCCTTTCCCGGCGCGACATCGCCCGTGAGAGAGCACGCGTCGCGCAGAGCTCCATCGCGACCACCCGCTGCGGCCCGATCGAATTCGGCTCCATCGGCCGGGGCCCGGTCGTCCTTTCGATCCACGGCGCCGGCGGCGGGTGGGACCAGGGTCTCGACCTCGCCGGCTGGCTCGGTCGAAAGGAATACCGCGTCGTCGCGATGTCCCGCTTCGGATACCTGCGCACGCCGGTGCCGCCCGACGCCTCGGCCGAGGCCCAGGCCGACGCCCACGCCTGCCTTCTCGACGAGCTCGGTGTTTCGCGTGCCGCGGTCATCGGGGTCTCCGCGGGCGGGCCGTCGGCTCTGCAGTTCGCGATTCGTCACCCGGACCGGTGCGCGGCGCTCGTCCTCATGGTCCCGGGCGTGTACGCGCCGCGGCCCGGAGGCGCGCCCTCCGTGAAGAGCCCGTCCGGAGTCCCGGCGTTGTTCGACACGGCCCTGCGCTCCGACTTCCTGTTCTGGATCCTCACGCGACCGCTGCGCCCCGTCGCCATCGGCACGATCCTCGGCACGCCGACCGAGCTCGTCGCCCGGGCGAGCGAGTCGGAAAAGGCGCGCGTCGATCTGATGCTGCGGCACATCCTTCCGGTGACCCTTCGCCGGCGCGGGCTCGTCAACGACGCCGCCGTGATCTCGTCGATCCGGCGATACGACCTCGAGGCGATCTCGGCGCCGACGCTCGTCATCTCCGCCGCCGACTGCGGGTACGGGACGTACGAGCCCGCCCGATACACGGCCGAGCACGTTCGGGGTGCGCGTTTCGTAGGCTTCCCGACCGGAGGTCATCTCCTCGTCGGTCACGAGGATGAGGTCGAAGCGGAGATCCTCGCGTTCCTGCAGCACGCGATGCCGGCCGGTGCCGACTGA